Part of the Brevibacillus brevis genome is shown below.
TCCTAAAAAATTTTAAAAACAAACCTAAACCGTGTGTCTTACGCGGATTTTTTGGGTTTCTTTTCGTTGGCAAGTGAATTGCATGGCTACACCCTTCGATAGTCATTTTGGATCAGGAGTGAACGAAACATGAACCATGCGAACGATCTACAAGCGTATCTTCGCCAGCATCAGGAGGAGATGCTATTCGACCTAGAACAGTTTGTGCGGAAGGATTCTCCGTCTCAGGACAAGGCGTTGGTCGACGAATGCGGCCTTTTTCTCAGAGAACTGTTCGCCAAACATCTTGCCGCAGAAGCAGAAGTGATCGCACAGAATGAAGTGGGCGATCACTTGAAATTTACCCTCGGGCAGGGAAACGAGCAAATTCTCATCGTCGGCCATTTTGATACAGTCTGGGACAAAGGCCGCCTCCCCTTTCGCATTGAGGGCAACAAAGCGCACGGCCCGGGCATTCTCGACATGAAGGGCGGCATCATCCAGGCACTTTGGGCGTTGAAGGCGATCAAGGAGCGTGGACTTTCCCTGAACAAAAAAGTGGTCTTCCTCTGCAACTCCGACGAAGAGATCGGTTCGATCCATTCCCGGAAGCTCATTGAAGAGGAAGCGGCAAAAAGCGTTTGCGTCCTCGTGGCCGAGCCAGCGGAAGCAAGTACGGGAGCGCTGAAAACGAGCCGGAAAGGGGTCGGCATCTACGATCTGAAGCTGTACGGACACTCAGCCCACGCCGGCAACCACCACGAAGACGGGATCAACGCGCTGGAGGAATTGGCGCGGCAGATTATCGCGCTCCAGGAGCTGACCGACTACGAAAAAGGAACCACGGTCAACGTAGGCACGGCCAAGGGGGGCAGCAAACGAAACGTCGTTCCGGATTATGCCGAGGCGCAGATCGATGTGCGAATCAGCTCGCTTGCAGAAGCGGAGCGCATCAACGAAAAAATCCTCGGTCTGCGCCCGCAGGTAACAGGAGCCAAAATCGAAGTGACAGGCGGAATCAACCGTCCGCCCATGGAGCGAACCGAAAAGACCGCTAGTCTGTTTGCGGTTGCCCAAGCCGCAGCCGGCGAACTTGGTCTGACCCTGGGAGAAGCGAGCGTCGGCGGCGGCAGTGACGGCAACTTTTGCGCAGCGCTCGGCATTCCGACGCTGGACGGATTAGGTGCTTCGGGCGAAGGGCTGCATGCGGAGCACGAGCATATTCTCATCGACTCCCTCGCCATTCGCGCCGCCTTATTGGCCAATTTGCTCGTAAAATTGTAGGAAAATCACTGGAACAGGGGTGGGGGCTCCTCCCTTTATTCCCGCGTACGCCTTGCGGGGACAAGCTAATGAAGCCGGAACCGAATTTGTACACCTGCACATTCATACGGAATTCAGCCTGTTGGAGGCTGCACCTCGCAAAAAAACGCT
Proteins encoded:
- a CDS encoding M20 family metallopeptidase; translated protein: MNHANDLQAYLRQHQEEMLFDLEQFVRKDSPSQDKALVDECGLFLRELFAKHLAAEAEVIAQNEVGDHLKFTLGQGNEQILIVGHFDTVWDKGRLPFRIEGNKAHGPGILDMKGGIIQALWALKAIKERGLSLNKKVVFLCNSDEEIGSIHSRKLIEEEAAKSVCVLVAEPAEASTGALKTSRKGVGIYDLKLYGHSAHAGNHHEDGINALEELARQIIALQELTDYEKGTTVNVGTAKGGSKRNVVPDYAEAQIDVRISSLAEAERINEKILGLRPQVTGAKIEVTGGINRPPMERTEKTASLFAVAQAAAGELGLTLGEASVGGGSDGNFCAALGIPTLDGLGASGEGLHAEHEHILIDSLAIRAALLANLLVKL